A window of the Deinococcus gobiensis I-0 genome harbors these coding sequences:
- the nspC gene encoding carboxynorspermidine decarboxylase, with amino-acid sequence MTVSDFRLPDVTPVSEVDWAAIPSPAFVLDESRLRRNLALISHVQRESGAQIIVAFKGFSMWSAFGWLREYGITGATASSLNEARLAREEMQGEVHVYAPAYSDEDFGPILELADHLVFNSFSQWERFRPQVQAARAAGRELHVGIRINPEYAEVETDLYNPAGPFSRLGVTRREFREDLLDGIDGLHFHTLCEKDADTLERTLEVVERNFGEFLPRMKWVNFGGGHLMTREGYDTARLIRVVRQFREKHGVHVILEPGSAFGWQTGWLVSSVLDVVHNVKNAALLDVSVSAHMPDVLEMPYRPRILGAGDPPEHEHREATDTPAGSHAYIIGGTTCLAGDVVGEYVFDHELKIGERVVFDDMIHYTMVKTTFFNGVKHPDIGILHTDGRYERVKTFGYEEFKAKLS; translated from the coding sequence GTGACTGTCTCCGATTTCCGGCTGCCCGACGTGACCCCCGTGAGCGAGGTGGACTGGGCCGCCATTCCCAGCCCCGCCTTCGTGCTCGACGAGTCGCGGCTGCGGCGCAACCTCGCGCTGATCTCGCACGTGCAGCGCGAGAGCGGCGCGCAGATCATCGTGGCGTTCAAGGGCTTTTCGATGTGGAGCGCCTTCGGGTGGCTGCGCGAGTACGGGATTACCGGCGCGACCGCCAGCAGCCTGAACGAGGCCCGGCTCGCCCGGGAGGAGATGCAGGGCGAGGTCCACGTCTACGCCCCGGCCTACAGCGACGAGGACTTCGGGCCGATCCTGGAGCTGGCCGACCACCTCGTGTTCAACTCGTTCTCGCAGTGGGAACGGTTCCGGCCGCAGGTGCAGGCCGCGCGGGCGGCCGGGCGCGAGCTACACGTGGGCATCCGCATCAACCCCGAGTACGCCGAGGTCGAGACCGACCTGTACAACCCCGCCGGCCCCTTCTCGCGCCTGGGCGTGACGCGCCGCGAATTCCGCGAGGACCTGCTCGACGGCATCGACGGCCTGCACTTCCATACCCTGTGCGAGAAGGACGCCGACACGCTGGAGCGCACGCTGGAGGTCGTCGAGCGCAACTTCGGCGAGTTCCTGCCGCGCATGAAGTGGGTCAACTTCGGCGGCGGGCACCTCATGACCCGCGAGGGCTACGACACCGCCCGCCTGATCCGGGTGGTACGCCAGTTCCGCGAGAAGCACGGCGTCCACGTGATCCTGGAACCCGGCAGCGCCTTCGGCTGGCAGACCGGCTGGCTGGTGAGCAGCGTGCTGGACGTGGTCCACAACGTCAAGAACGCGGCGCTGCTCGACGTGTCGGTCTCGGCGCACATGCCCGACGTGCTGGAGATGCCCTACCGCCCCCGCATCCTGGGCGCGGGCGACCCGCCCGAACACGAGCACCGCGAGGCGACCGACACCCCGGCCGGGTCGCACGCCTACATCATCGGCGGCACGACCTGCCTGGCGGGCGACGTGGTGGGCGAGTACGTGTTCGACCACGAGCTGAAAATCGGTGAGCGTGTGGTCTTCGACGACATGATCCACTACACGATGGTCAAGACGACCTTCTTCAACGGCGTCAAACACCCCGACATCGGCATCCTGCACACGGACGGCCGCTACGAGCGTGTCAAGACCTTCGGCTACGAGGAATTCAAGGCCAAGCTGAGCTGA
- a CDS encoding DUF4384 domain-containing protein produces the protein MNKVIAMTALLGLSSGAFAAPRISAQSIIVNPVETGPQVKVWVNRDPNGGGNPVYRKGEAIRVGVRTSQDAYVYLFNVNADGQIDLFFPNGYEAGENGRSNFVKANTNRVFPGAGADYSLSVGGPNGQDKLLALASTRELNIDDIARFAGEQGFAQVRLQGQDNLARALSVIVTPLPGDAWGTDVALFRVGNGGGNANAGGTTSTGTITETPNTVTPAPTTPAQPTQPVTQPAPTPQPTARIQPGQRQDGTFDQAMVEAYSRLQGEKSLGNATTYAVPWGDGWWQKFAGVGAYGQAILLHANGSSRSYAVHGRLLERYLALANAENGATRPPSRLGWAAGDEKVIPRNPYGTTGLYGFFQNGALYGTEKYGTFWLQGAVLKTYQGLGGSGSFLGFPTRDQYQIGGAWAADFEGGTIRTVNGVPKVYRK, from the coding sequence ATGAACAAAGTCATCGCCATGACGGCCCTGCTGGGCCTGAGCAGCGGCGCGTTCGCCGCTCCGCGCATCAGCGCCCAGAGCATCATCGTGAACCCCGTCGAGACGGGGCCGCAGGTGAAGGTATGGGTCAACCGCGATCCCAACGGGGGCGGCAACCCGGTGTACCGCAAGGGCGAGGCGATCCGGGTGGGCGTGCGGACCTCGCAGGACGCCTACGTGTACCTGTTCAACGTGAACGCCGACGGCCAGATCGACCTGTTCTTCCCCAACGGTTACGAAGCGGGCGAGAACGGCCGGAGCAACTTCGTCAAGGCGAACACCAACCGCGTGTTCCCCGGTGCGGGGGCCGACTACTCGCTGAGCGTGGGTGGCCCGAACGGCCAGGACAAGCTGCTGGCGCTCGCCAGCACCCGGGAACTGAACATCGACGACATCGCGCGCTTCGCCGGCGAGCAGGGCTTCGCGCAGGTGCGCCTCCAGGGGCAGGACAACCTCGCCCGCGCCCTGAGCGTCATCGTGACCCCGCTGCCGGGCGACGCCTGGGGGACCGACGTGGCGCTGTTCCGTGTGGGCAATGGCGGCGGCAACGCGAATGCGGGCGGCACCACCTCGACCGGCACCATCACCGAGACGCCCAATACGGTCACGCCCGCGCCCACGACGCCGGCCCAGCCCACCCAGCCCGTCACCCAGCCCGCGCCCACGCCGCAGCCCACCGCGCGCATCCAGCCTGGGCAGCGCCAGGACGGCACCTTCGATCAGGCGATGGTCGAGGCCTACAGCCGCCTCCAGGGCGAGAAGAGCCTGGGCAACGCCACGACCTACGCCGTGCCCTGGGGCGACGGCTGGTGGCAGAAGTTCGCGGGGGTCGGGGCCTATGGGCAGGCCATCCTGCTGCACGCCAACGGGTCGAGCCGCAGTTACGCGGTCCACGGCCGCCTGCTGGAGCGCTACCTCGCCCTGGCGAATGCCGAGAACGGCGCGACCCGCCCGCCGAGCCGCCTGGGCTGGGCCGCCGGCGACGAGAAGGTCATTCCCCGCAACCCCTACGGCACGACCGGCCTGTACGGCTTCTTCCAGAACGGGGCGCTGTACGGCACCGAGAAGTACGGCACCTTCTGGCTCCAGGGCGCGGTCCTCAAGACCTATCAGGGGCTGGGCGGTTCGGGCAGCTTCCTGGGCTTCCCCACCCGTGACCAGTACCAGATCGGTGGGGCCTGGGCGGCTGACTTCGAGGGCGGCACCATCCGCACCGTAAACGGCGTCCCCAAGGTCTACCGCAAGTAA
- a CDS encoding DUF554 domain-containing protein — protein sequence MSLLSQLSGTLINVAAVLAGTVVGLLVGGRLPERTQRTLLQTLSLVTVYIALDMAGSLSRVSGGSVPGVIIALIGLAAGAIVGEALKIEEGLERLGEVLRRRFRGGGRFTEGFVAASLLFCIGPLTIIGGIQNGLTGDSSSYVLKSTLDGIAALALSGAYGVGVGFSALTVLVIQGGISLAAGGFAAGLLGGADPTILKTNPYVLLVTGVGGLTIVGISWNLMLAGLGFEDRRVRVGSLLPALLIAPALLWVLGRLA from the coding sequence ATGTCCCTCCTTTCGCAACTGTCCGGCACGTTGATCAACGTCGCCGCTGTGCTGGCCGGCACTGTGGTCGGCCTGCTGGTCGGCGGCCGCCTGCCCGAACGCACGCAGCGCACTCTGCTCCAGACCCTCAGTCTGGTGACCGTTTACATCGCGCTGGACATGGCCGGCAGCCTCAGCCGCGTCAGCGGCGGCAGCGTGCCGGGGGTCATCATCGCCCTGATCGGCCTCGCGGCCGGGGCTATCGTGGGCGAGGCCCTGAAGATCGAGGAGGGTCTGGAGCGCCTGGGCGAGGTGCTGCGCCGCCGTTTCCGGGGCGGGGGGCGCTTTACCGAGGGCTTCGTGGCCGCCAGCCTGCTGTTCTGTATCGGGCCACTGACGATCATCGGCGGCATCCAGAACGGCCTGACCGGCGACTCGTCGAGCTACGTCCTGAAAAGCACCCTCGACGGCATTGCGGCGCTGGCGCTCTCGGGGGCCTACGGGGTCGGCGTGGGCTTCAGCGCCCTGACCGTCCTGGTCATCCAGGGCGGCATCAGCCTCGCGGCGGGGGGGTTTGCGGCCGGGCTGCTGGGCGGGGCCGATCCGACCATCCTCAAGACCAATCCCTACGTGCTGCTGGTCACGGGAGTGGGCGGCCTGACCATCGTGGGCATCAGCTGGAACCTCATGCTCGCCGGGCTGGGCTTCGAGGACCGCCGCGTGCGGGTGGGCAGTCTGCTTCCGGCGCTGCTCATCGCCCCGGCGCTGCTGTGGGTCCTGGGCCGGCTGGCCTGA
- a CDS encoding helix-turn-helix domain-containing protein translates to MTLADQFRNMPTLLKVSEVAEFTSTHERTVRRWIRDGRLGAVEHPSGLRVPRRALWRFLGLELPLSA, encoded by the coding sequence GTGACCCTAGCCGATCAGTTCCGCAACATGCCCACGCTGCTCAAGGTCAGTGAGGTGGCCGAATTCACGAGTACCCACGAACGCACGGTGCGCCGCTGGATCAGGGACGGCCGCCTGGGCGCGGTCGAGCATCCCAGTGGCCTGCGCGTCCCCCGGCGGGCGCTGTGGCGCTTTCTGGGTCTGGAACTGCCGCTGAGCGCGTAG
- the nadE gene encoding ammonia-dependent NAD(+) synthetase, with translation MTVSASLRDDIRRELQVQPDIDPATEVSRRVAFLAAYLRSTPARGFVLGISGGQDSTLAGRLCQLAAEEVRAGGGEATFLAVRLPYGVQADEADAQTALGFIRPDRAVTVNIKEAADAGVRAAEAALGAPLRDFVRGNLKARERMAAQYALAGQENLLVVGTDHAAEAVTGFFTKYGDGGVDLTPLTGLTKRQGAALLRFLGAPESTWRKVPTADLEDDRPGLPDEVALGLTYAQIDDYLEGREVSEQAAATLERLFLNTRHKRATPVTPFETWWRRG, from the coding sequence ATGACCGTTTCCGCCTCCCTGCGTGACGACATCCGGCGCGAGTTGCAGGTGCAGCCCGACATCGACCCGGCGACCGAGGTGAGCCGCCGCGTCGCCTTTCTGGCGGCGTACCTGCGCTCGACCCCGGCGCGCGGCTTCGTGCTGGGCATCAGCGGGGGGCAGGACAGCACCCTCGCCGGGCGGCTGTGCCAGCTCGCCGCCGAGGAGGTCCGGGCCGGGGGCGGCGAGGCGACCTTCCTGGCCGTGCGCCTGCCCTACGGCGTGCAGGCCGACGAGGCCGACGCCCAGACGGCGCTGGGCTTCATCCGGCCCGACCGCGCGGTGACCGTGAACATCAAGGAGGCCGCCGACGCGGGCGTGCGCGCCGCCGAGGCCGCGCTGGGCGCCCCGCTGCGCGACTTCGTGCGCGGCAACCTCAAGGCGCGCGAGCGTATGGCGGCGCAGTACGCCCTCGCGGGCCAGGAGAACCTGCTGGTCGTGGGCACCGACCACGCCGCCGAGGCAGTGACCGGCTTCTTCACCAAATACGGCGACGGCGGCGTGGACCTGACCCCCCTGACCGGCCTGACCAAGCGCCAGGGCGCGGCCCTGCTGCGCTTCCTGGGCGCGCCCGAGAGCACCTGGCGCAAGGTGCCCACCGCCGACCTCGAAGACGACCGCCCCGGTCTCCCCGACGAGGTGGCCCTGGGCCTGACCTACGCCCAGATCGACGATTACCTCGAAGGCCGCGAGGTGTCCGAGCAGGCCGCCGCCACGCTCGAACGGCTGTTCCTGAACACCCGCCACAAACGCGCCACCCCGGTCACGCCCTTCGAAACCTGGTGGCGGCGCGGCTGA
- a CDS encoding ferritin-like domain-containing protein: protein MTDQNRSATAETLTDATTEAALNRRAALGLLGKVGLGAALGTAALGSGALAAPAKNIDGDVLNFALNLEYLEAAFYLAAVGRVDELRAIGGGAEIRLPANLDRTRGMQFKNSNVEALARDIAEDELAHVKFLYGALGKAAAPRPVLDLSGAFDAAGRAASGGKIVGFNPYANDLFFLHGAFIFEDVGVTAYNGAATLITNPAYLQAAAGILAVEAYHGGVVRGMLYEQRQVTAAAGLYVGQVIDAISALRGKVGGGKDVGLSDSRGAVFAPADRNAVAYPRTTREVLNIVYLAPGASKGGFYPNGLNGTIK from the coding sequence ATGACCGACCAGAACCGCAGTGCGACCGCCGAGACCCTGACCGACGCCACCACCGAAGCCGCCCTGAACCGCCGCGCCGCCCTGGGCCTGCTGGGCAAGGTCGGCCTGGGCGCGGCGCTGGGGACGGCCGCCCTGGGCAGCGGCGCCCTGGCCGCCCCGGCCAAGAACATCGACGGCGACGTGCTGAACTTCGCGCTGAACCTCGAATACCTCGAAGCGGCCTTCTACCTCGCGGCGGTGGGCCGGGTGGACGAACTGCGCGCCATCGGCGGCGGGGCCGAAATCCGGCTGCCGGCCAACCTCGACCGCACGCGCGGCATGCAGTTCAAGAACAGCAACGTCGAGGCCCTGGCCCGCGACATCGCCGAGGACGAGCTGGCGCACGTGAAGTTCCTGTACGGCGCGCTGGGCAAGGCAGCGGCCCCGCGTCCCGTCCTTGACCTCTCGGGCGCCTTCGACGCGGCCGGGCGCGCGGCGAGCGGCGGCAAGATCGTGGGCTTCAACCCCTACGCCAACGACCTGTTCTTCCTGCACGGCGCCTTCATCTTCGAGGACGTGGGCGTCACCGCCTACAACGGCGCCGCGACCCTCATCACCAACCCCGCCTACCTCCAGGCGGCGGCGGGTATCCTGGCCGTCGAGGCCTACCACGGCGGCGTGGTGCGCGGCATGCTCTACGAGCAGCGTCAGGTGACGGCGGCGGCCGGGCTGTACGTCGGGCAGGTCATCGACGCCATCAGTGCGCTGCGCGGCAAGGTGGGCGGCGGCAAGGATGTGGGGCTCTCGGACTCGCGCGGGGCCGTGTTCGCGCCCGCCGACCGGAACGCGGTGGCCTACCCCCGCACGACCCGTGAGGTGCTGAACATCGTGTACCTGGCCCCGGGCGCGAGCAAGGGCGGCTTTTACCCCAACGGCCTGAACGGCACGATCAAGTAA
- a CDS encoding SDR family NAD(P)-dependent oxidoreductase — MRVPRRVMLLTAAAALAARRTLQTPYELTGRSVLITGGSRGLGLALAREFAARGARLMLAARDGAELERAAADLRARGAQVQTAVADVTDAADVNRLVEETARVYGGLDVLVNNAGLIQTGPLENMTEEDFRDIMEINAFAPLRLTRCALPLLRARRGRVLIVSSVGGKVAVPHLAPYSMSKFASAGLGQALRAELARDGVGVTTVLPGLMRTGSPRNAQVKGQHRKEYALFATLDNLPVMSLDAAEAARRIVNALVRGDAEAMIGGPAQVLRYAQALAPQLTADLLALGTRFLPGPTTSDRAVPGREVESAVTRRNPIKRDAEAQFNEGGPS; from the coding sequence ATGCGAGTGCCCCGTCGAGTCATGCTGCTGACCGCCGCCGCTGCCCTGGCGGCGCGGCGTACCCTCCAGACCCCCTACGAGCTGACCGGACGCAGCGTGCTCATCACGGGCGGGTCGCGCGGCCTGGGGCTGGCGCTGGCCCGCGAGTTCGCCGCGCGCGGCGCGCGCCTCATGCTGGCCGCCCGCGACGGGGCCGAACTGGAGCGCGCCGCCGCCGACCTGCGCGCGCGCGGGGCCCAGGTCCAGACGGCCGTGGCCGACGTGACCGACGCCGCCGACGTGAACCGGCTGGTCGAGGAAACGGCGCGCGTCTATGGCGGCCTCGACGTACTGGTCAACAACGCGGGCCTGATCCAGACCGGGCCGCTGGAGAACATGACCGAGGAGGATTTCCGCGACATCATGGAGATCAACGCCTTCGCGCCGCTGCGCCTGACCCGCTGCGCCCTGCCGCTGCTGCGGGCGCGCCGGGGCCGGGTGCTGATCGTCTCGTCGGTGGGGGGCAAGGTGGCCGTGCCCCATCTGGCCCCCTACTCCATGAGCAAGTTCGCCTCGGCGGGGCTGGGCCAGGCCCTGCGCGCCGAACTGGCCCGCGACGGTGTGGGCGTGACCACCGTGCTGCCGGGGCTGATGCGCACCGGCAGCCCGCGCAATGCCCAGGTCAAGGGGCAGCACCGCAAGGAATACGCCCTGTTCGCCACGCTCGACAACCTGCCGGTGATGTCGCTGGACGCGGCCGAGGCGGCGCGGCGCATCGTGAACGCCCTGGTCCGCGGCGACGCCGAGGCGATGATCGGCGGCCCCGCCCAGGTGCTGCGCTACGCCCAGGCGCTCGCGCCGCAGCTCACGGCCGACCTGCTGGCCCTGGGCACCCGTTTCCTGCCCGGCCCCACCACCAGCGACCGCGCCGTGCCGGGCCGCGAGGTCGAGAGCGCCGTGACGCGCCGCAACCCCATCAAGCGGGACGCCGAGGCGCAGTTCAACGAGGGCGGGCCTTCGTAA
- a CDS encoding histidine triad nucleotide-binding protein — MDNPAPDRPAPTLFERIIRRELPSDVVYEDAEYIVIRDIAPKAPIHLLVIPKRVTARVDEITDPGEMGRLWLKATEIARQQAPDYRLVANCGPGGGQMVFHTHIHILAGWDGGPESDL; from the coding sequence ATGGACAACCCGGCTCCGGACCGCCCCGCCCCCACCCTCTTCGAGCGCATCATCCGCCGCGAGCTGCCCAGCGACGTGGTGTACGAGGACGCGGAGTACATCGTCATCCGCGACATCGCCCCCAAGGCGCCCATCCACCTGCTCGTCATCCCCAAGCGCGTGACGGCCCGCGTGGACGAGATCACCGATCCCGGCGAGATGGGCCGGCTGTGGCTCAAGGCGACCGAGATCGCCCGGCAGCAGGCCCCCGACTACCGCCTCGTCGCCAACTGCGGTCCCGGCGGCGGCCAGATGGTCTTCCACACCCACATCCACATCCTGGCCGGCTGGGACGGCGGCCCCGAGAGCGACCTTTGA
- a CDS encoding HAD family hydrolase, translated as MSAFPFGAVLFDLDGVLIDSEGLIGGLWHEVLREHGLDLPAPEVAARTVGRTFGPVLDDLRLAYGWAAPADFQERLGGRLNGALGAVQAIEGARLTLERLRAAGIPLAVASNSAQERLHLKLGAAGLADLVPHAFCPADVGGRGKPLPDLYLHAAAALDVSPADCPVNEDSAPGAAAGAAAGAQVWGLLAGGHVHPDTAAGLRAAGAARTLDSHAALREALGLG; from the coding sequence TTGAGCGCCTTTCCCTTCGGCGCGGTGCTGTTCGACCTCGACGGCGTCCTGATCGACAGTGAGGGCCTGATCGGCGGGCTGTGGCACGAGGTCCTGCGCGAGCACGGCCTGGACCTGCCCGCACCCGAGGTGGCCGCGCGCACGGTGGGCCGCACCTTCGGGCCGGTCCTCGACGACCTGCGCCTCGCCTACGGCTGGGCCGCGCCCGCCGACTTTCAGGAGCGGCTGGGCGGACGGCTGAACGGGGCACTGGGGGCGGTGCAGGCCATCGAGGGCGCGCGGCTGACCCTGGAGCGCCTGCGGGCGGCGGGCATCCCCCTGGCGGTGGCGAGCAACAGCGCCCAGGAGCGGCTGCACCTCAAGCTGGGAGCGGCGGGCCTGGCCGATCTGGTCCCGCACGCCTTTTGCCCGGCCGACGTGGGCGGGCGCGGCAAACCCCTGCCGGACCTGTACCTGCACGCGGCGGCGGCCCTGGATGTCTCCCCCGCCGACTGCCCCGTGAACGAGGACAGCGCGCCGGGCGCGGCGGCGGGCGCAGCGGCCGGCGCACAGGTCTGGGGCCTGCTGGCAGGCGGACACGTGCATCCGGACACGGCGGCGGGGCTGCGGGCCGCCGGGGCCGCGCGCACCCTGGACTCGCACGCCGCGCTCCGCGAAGCCCTGGGCCTGGGCTGA